The genomic window NNNNNNNNNNNNNNNNNNNNNNNNNNNNNNNNNNNNNNNNNNNNNNNNNNNNNNNNNNNNNNNNNNNNNNNNNNNNNNNNNNNNNNNNNNNNNNNNNNNNNNNNNNNNNNNNNNNNNNNNNNNNNNNNNNNNNNNNNNNNNNNNNNNNNNNNNNNNNNNNNNNNNNNNNNNNNNNNNNNNNNNNNNNNNNNNNNNNNNNNNNNNNNNNNNNNNNNNNNNNNNNNNNNNNNNNNNNNNNNNNNNNNNNNNNNNNNNNNNNNNNNNNNNNNNNNNNNNNNNNNNNNNNNNNNNNNNNNNNNNNNNNNNNNNNNNNNNNNNNNNNNNNNNNNNNNNNNNNNNNNNNNNNNNNNNNNNNNNNNNNNNNNNNNNNNNNNNNNNNNNNNNNNNNNNNNNNNNNNNNNNNNNNNNNNNNNNNNNNNNNNNNNNNNNNNNNNNNNNNNNNNNNNNNNNNNNNNNNNNNNNNNNNNNNNNNNNNNNNNNNNNNNNNNNNNNNNNNNNNNNNNNNNNNNNNNNNNNNNNNNNNNNNNNNNNNNNNNNNNNNNNNNNNNNNNNNNNNNNNNNNNNNNNNNNNNNNNNNNNNNNNNNNNNNNNNNNNNNNNNNNNNNNNNNNNNNNNNNNNNNNNNNNNNNNNNNNNNNNNNNNNNNNNNNNNNNNNNNNNNNNNNNNNNNNNNNNNNNNNNNNNNNNNNNNNNNNNNNNNNNNNNNNNNNNNNNNNNNNNNNNNNNNNNNNNNNNNNNNNNNNNNNNNNNNNNNNNNNNNNNNNNNNNNNNNNNNNNNNNNNNNNNNNNNNNNNNNNNNNNNNNNNNNNNNNNNNNNNNNNNNNNNNNNNNNNNNNNNNNNNNNNNNNNNNNNNNNNNNNNNNNNNNNNNNNNNNNNNNNNNNNNNNNNNNNNNNNNNNNNNNNNNNNNNNNNNNNNNNNNNNNNNNNNNNNNNNNNNNNNNNNNNNNNNNNNNNNNNNNNNNNNNNNNNNNNNNNNNNNNNNNNNNNNNNNNNNNNNNNNNNNNNNNNNNNNNNNNNNNNNNNNNNNNNNNNNNNNNNNNNNNNNNNNNNNNNNNNNNNNNNNNNNNNNNNNNNNNNNNNNNNNNNNNNNNNNNNNNNNNNNNNNNNNNNNTTTGTTAGAAAATTGCAAACTGTAATCAAATTTCCAACACAATGGCAGACATGATTTTTACAGTATTATATGATTCAACAATTAAAATGATGACTTGGACAATGTCTCAAAAGACGGAAAAAAATCTAATTTGTTAGGTAACCAAAGTTACAGAACAGAGTAACACAACTAATATTTGGAAATGATATACATGTAACTGGCACAAATAATTTGGCAAATATGGAAGATACATTGACTAAGTGAAAGAATTACAATTCACTCAAAAAATAAGGAGACAACATTATTTCCACTTTTATATGTTGAGATAACAATTATATAAGAAAATACTCTCAAACAGGAAAGAAAAAACCATACACTATCTCTTATACAATGAGATTACCAACTCACTAAGATACTCATAGAAAGGACCTAATATTTTTCTCTCTATGACACTCACCTACAACATTCATTCTTGGTATCACATTGTTTTTTATTCTAACACAAGGTTTTTCATGGCAAAATTAACATATAAGGGCAAATAATGTACCACCTATTATGTACCACCTATTTATTATAATAGATAAATGGCGGTGAAAGCTAATAACATGCTTTTATCATCTTACACTGTTTCCTTGGTGTTATGATAAAAGTCATACTTTTAGTCTAATATGGTTGCTAGATCTTTCTCTTATGTTTGACAAGTAGTCTTTGAAGAGTTTTACTACAATTGCTTCCAAGTTCACATCGTCTCCTCAATCATCCATGATTCCAACATGTTCTAGTAAGTAACATTGTTGATAAACATCTTTGTCCAAGTCAACCTTTGCAGCTTGCTTATCTTCATACGGTTACAACATGTCAGTTTTATCACTTTGACAAATTGAAAAATATTGGTCTTCTGAGTCTAGAAATAACCAAGCTTCACTATTGCTATTAACATGCTTCCTTGTTCCAATTACATGTTGATATTCTAGAGTGatttttcaattttcatcatcaaaattaactTTGCTATTTCACATCATTTCTATTCAGTTACCCTTGaaaataattttacatttttttcACTTAATAAGATGTTTGTGTTTGTACCACTTTTGGGATAGTGTATTTAAGTTAACCTCTTCTGCTAATATAACAATAAATATTGGATGGTGAATTTCTATTATACTCACAAtactataaattatattttaaaagcaTTGAAAATCCTATAAAATTGGGGGAAAAATTGAGTACCAAAGCAACTGTCAATAAATAAATAGCTCACCAAAACTATATAAGTAATGAAGCAACTATGAATTGGTGGTCGAGAATCCTAGAATTTCTTAAATTTTATATGACTGGGTAAAAATAATATACATTGAAGGTTAGCTAAGAAATACACAAGTAACTTATGAAATAAATAATAAGAAGAAACACATCACTTGAAAGTCCAATCCTTCCTGGGAAGGCTATATACTATACATAAACTTATTTATTTCATTTCAAACTTGTGTGATTGATACTAACCATACTATTTTCATTTCAAATACGTAATTTGAGAGTTGACTTGACTTTGATGAGGACAATGAAAGATTCCTCACATGAACATGCTTATTTTTTAACAGGGAAAGACTTTAATATTTGATCCCCCAATGATAAAATTATTCTATCCTCCTCCTAATAATACAATGCAAATCCTACCATTAAAACTCATCCTCCTACTTCCTAATAGGAAAATCACCAATGATGGGTCTGGATAATTTAAGAACATTAGTTATTTGGTTCTTTCTCATGTCCTGCATGAGAACCACCACTTCATCAGACAGCCTAGGAATGGCACAATATATCCGAGACGGTGAATCTTTAGTCTCAGCTGGTGGAAGCTCTGAACTTGGTTTCTTCAGCCCCGGAACTTCGACAAGTCGATATTTGGGTGTGTGGTACAGAGATACATCAGGAAATCCAACAGTTGTGTGGGTAGCTAACAGAGAAAGACCCCTTCACAACAAGTCGGGAGTTTTGCAATTCAACAAAATGGGGATTCTTCAGCTTCTTGATGAGACAAACAACACTGTTTGGTCGTCCAACATATCCAGCAAATCCTGGAGTAACTCAATTGCACAGATTTTGGATTCGGGAAATCTTGTAGTGACAAATGGGAAAAATATTTATAACAGCAGCTTTTTGTGGCAGAGTTTTGATTACCCTTGTGATACATTGATGCCTGGAATGAAGATTGGATGGAACTTTGTTACTGGTCAGGAAAAATATGTATCAAGCTGGAAAAGTGAAGAAGATCCTGCTGTGGGAGAGTATACTATAAAAATTGATCCTAGAGGATATCCACAAATAATGGTAATGAAAGGATCTCTTATATCTTTCAGAGGTGGATCATGGAATGGCCTTTATTTTACTGGATCTCCATCTCAGAACACACAAACATTTAGATCCAATTTTGTATTGAATGGAAAAGAGGTGTATTATGAGTTTGAAATGCTTGATACTTCCATTTTCACAGTACTTAAAGAATACCCTTCTGGTAATGGACAATATCTGGTTTGGACAAGCCAAACAAGAAACAAGGTACAAGTTACCCAGGTTGCGAACCAAGGTGGGTGTGAAAGGTATGCCTATTGTGGTTCAAATGCTATATGCATTGTGGATAGTAATGTTGCAATATGCAAGTGTCTGAAAGGGTATATTCCCAATCCCAAGTTTCCTAAACCACAAAATATGTCATATTGGTCCAATGGTTGTGAGAGAAAGGTTGCACTGGGTTGCAATAACACCAATGGCTTCTTGAGGTACACAGGCATAAAATTGCCAGACACATCTTCTTCATGGTATAGTGAGACAATGAACCTCCAGGAATGTCAAAAGTTTTGCCTGAAAAACTGTTCTTGTTCAGCATATTCAAGTTTGGATATTCGTAATGGAGGAAGTGGTTGTCTAATTTGGTTTCATAATCTTACTGACATTATACAATTCTCACAAGGGGGTCAAGACCTTTACCTAAAAGTCCCTTCTTCAGAATTGGGTACCTTTCTTTTCTCCCTTTAGTTTCTCTCTATTTTGATTTATTGTGGATTTTGGAATTATTCTAAGGTAACTAATAGTATTTTGGATTCCATTGCTATGTCTCACCTATGGTTTGGATAATATTTTCTCTCCTATAGATTTTGTGCATACTATACTTTTGGTTTTGGAAACAAAAGTACAAACACTATAAGTAGAATTGGGTAGTTTTGTAAGTTTGAAAACTGGAAAGGTGAGTTAAACTAAGCATTTTTGTATTGTAGCTTGAAATGCCATGCTTAAGAAGAGAGAGGATACTGTActtgaaacaagatcttccagtAACAAGAATTTTCTAGCCTCTTTGGTATAAATTGTACCTAAATATGTTGAATTATTAATATACGGAAGTTTCAAAGTCACAGAAATTTTTGGAATAGGAGTAGTacttattgttattatattagcAATGCAATGAATGCATATTAGTTGTTAAATAGTAATTATTTTTAGAATAAATACACTATCTTTATTAGTCACTCAAAATTTGAAGAAAGTGGAACAACCTATGTCAAAGTAGAATCTTTTGTACTAAGTTGGGGAGTAATGAAGTTCAACATTTTTCTGACAATATTGCAGCTGCTAATGGCCATGGAAACATCAAGCAAAAGAAGGTAGGAATTGCAGTTGGTGTGATTATTTTCGGATTAATCACATGTGTCAGCATAATGATTATACATCCAGGTAGATATCCTTATGAGTTAATTTGCCATCTGCCATAAATACcgaaaaaatagagaaaacaaaatatGGAAGTTGTTTGTTATAGACCCTCAGCTATTATTGACTGTTGTCTTCCAATCAATTAGGGACAAGAAAAATAATTTACAGAGAAAAACAGATGCAAGAAGATATTGATCTACCAGCATTCAATTTCTCAGTCTTAGCTAAAGCTACCGAAAAATTTTCAAGCAGTAACAAACTTGGAGAAGGTGGTTTTGGAGAAGTATACAAGGTGAAATAGTAAAAAAAGAATTCATCAGTTTCTATTTCCTTTAAAGAAACTCTAATGGTGCTAATGATTACTTTTCAGGGTACATTGACTGATGGGCAAGAGTTAGCCATAAAAAGACTTTCAAAAAAGTCTGGCCAAGGGTTGGAAGAGTTCAAAACTGAAGTGGCGTTGATAGCCAAACTTCAGCATCGTAATCTtgtgaagcttcttggtttttgcaTTCAAGGAGTAGAAAAAATATTGGTCTATGAATACATGCCGAACAAAAGCCTGGACTACTTCATTTCTGGTAGGACCCTTTTCTACTGTATATTCTAAAATATTTGTGACAATATTAATATTTCATATGTATAGTTTGTGTAGTTTTGAATTCTACAAGTGGTAAACTAAGCATGTCTACTTGATTTTTAGATGAAATTAGAAGGAAGTTGCTAGATTGGCCTAAACGTTTCAACATTATTAGCGGCATTGCTCGTGGACTTCTTTATCTTCATCAAGATTCTAGATTAAGAATTATTCATAGAGATCTAAAAACCAGCAACATTTTGCTGGATGCAAATTTGAATCCTAAAATATCAGACTTTGGCTTGGCACGAACATTCTTAGGCGATCAAGTGGAGGCTAACACAAACAGGATAGCTGGAACATAGTAAGTAAGATTCAATCTAATCTTGGTCCTTTATGATTGCATTTGTATTAATTTTGGTTTCAAATTGTGCTTTCAGTGGTTATATGCCTCCTGAGTATGCAGTACATGGGCAATTCTCAATGAAGTCCGATGTGTTTAGCTATGGTGTGATAGTACTAGAGTTGTTAAGTGGAAAGAAGAACAGGGAATTCTCCGACCCGGAAAACTACCTTAATCTTCTTGGACATGTAAGCAAAATGACTTGACTTAACTATACCAACTAAATAATCTAATTCAGATTTCTTCTTTTCTAATTTAATATTCTAATTTCCAATACTTTAGGCATGGAGATTATGGACTGATGACAGACCATTGGAGCTATTGGATGAATTGTTAAAGGGATGCACCCATTCTGAAGTCATAAGATGCATACAAGTGGGCCTATTATGCGTGCAACAAAGACCAGAAGACCGACCAGACATGTTATCTGTGGTCCTAATGCTAAATGGTGAGAAATTGTTGCCCAAGCCAAAGGTCCCTGGTTTTTATATTGAAAGAGGTGTTACAATTGAAGCAGACACTGTGTTGGGAAACAGCACACCGTTTTCAGCCAACGAAATTTCCATGACATTGTTAAATGCAAGATAGTATATGGACGCAAGAGAGTGAcatgattttatcttattatatGGAATAATCAGGTTATTCTAGCATGCAGTGCAGAATAGGCTATTGTTAATGAGCTTTTATAGTCCTAGATTCAATATATTTGCTCCGGATTTCTACTTTTGTGTTCAAAATTTTAACATATCCTAACACCTGTGTGGAATAAACAAAAAGTTCTGTACATTTTAAGGTATGTTTGATGAAATCTTATCCCATCTCAAAAgttaattcttttaatttatgtAGCAGGGGTTAATTGATTCTTATCCTATCTTATGCAgtttaaaccaaataaataaacaaataaaaattccaTTTTTTAAGACAAAACGCAGGAGCAATGCGACACAACAAATCGTTAATCAAGACATCAAGAAACAGAACTTACCTCCATTGAGAACTGAATCTTTGCTGATTCTTATAACAGAAATTCAACCTACAGAAAAATAACTAACACATGAAATGTAGTCccgaaaaaacaaaaattaagagGAAATTTGTCAATTTGGGGAAAAGATGATATCTAATTTTACCGCCACAAAATTTGGAATGCTTCGGATTTGCCTGAAAATCATAAATAAGAGACTGTAGCAGACTAGCAGCTGCTTGAACTGATAATACCATCTCATATAAAGTTACTCAGCGGATTTTTGGAGCCACAAGTGGTTACAAATACAAATGAGGTTGCATCTAAACGAAATAGAAATAGTTTAATGTGGAGCCGCATGGATACTGATTCATGAAATAGTTTAATTGAGGaagtcattttttatttatttttttaatacgtTTTATAACCGAGTATTCCAAACCCAAGCCACCACCGTTTTTATTGATGCTGTCCTGTCCTGTTGTATGCAATTGGCAGCTGAGAAGTGAGAACCAAAATTTAGGTGTGGGTTGTGGGTATGGTGGTTGACCTTGTCACCTTGGCATGAATGTGAGTCTctgccaacttcttcttcttcttcttcttctttttttatggAAGATATggagactcgaactcgcaactttttaattgagtatggagagactatgtcatttgagctattgctTCTTGGCGAGTCTCTGCCAACCTTCTGACGTTAAAATTACATTAGAGTTTTGGACAACCATAGATGTCTTTACTgtgtctttatctttttcaatgggaatagtatttacctcttttctttttcgaaaatttgtctTTGGAACTGACAGGTCTACCACGCTTCTGGCatgcatttgtttttgtgacCATTTATCAAACTGGAACATTAATTTAAATTGGAGCATTTTTAGCTAACATATATGATTTAGTTATCCTTTTAGTATTAGAAAATACATCAGGCAACTTGACGAAGCGCTAAACACCGGCTTAAAAATTTTCACAAGTTAAAGCACAAGATTCGTCGTAGCTCTAAATCAGAATTCAACGCTCTTTAAAGTTTAGTAGAAAGATGTCACAAATTTCAAAACAAATAACCAGGAGTTTAATCCCTAGTCGTTCTCTCTAAGAATTGCAATCGGGTGCTCAATTATTAGCTAGAGGGGAAATCGGGGTTTTGAGCGCAataaacaagaaatgtaaatagcaagaaattaaattaggaGTGATTAAGCTAATTAACTaaagaagagaaagtaaattcaaATGCTAAAAAGATTTTGACAGGAATTGAGGGTTAATGATCACTATTTTTATCATTTATCATAAACATGACAATTATGAAAAGTTGATCCCACTTTGTCAATCTCTATACATCGAGAAAAATCAAGTAGACATAATTAATTctaatccataagttctaaccaactTCATGattgaattagtaaaagattagTGTCAATAGAAACAAGATTAATTAACAATTCTAAATAATTAACAATCAATATTGGATATCATCAATAACGCAAAGTCACCTAATTTCTCAACCCCAAgccaagaaaaaaaatatactcTATAACTaattcaagcattttatcaaatatctAACAAGTGCATAAACATAGAACTTCATAAATGGCAAGAATTTGTAAAATCTACAGCTACTCAATTCaagaaagtaataataacaacaactccAATAagcaacaaaaaatataaaacatcaaattcattaaagaaaatttgcaaattcaacaagagttcataagctaaaataatataaataagaaCTAATAAGAAAAAGTTAATGATCTAAGatagaagaacaagaaaatgtaaataaaactaaactaaaacaagattagaaactaaaactagagagaaattgacatgaaattaactAAATCTATCCTAATTTTTtcaatataactttcttatttgaatcaccGTTTGTGATGTATAATTACTCATCATTTCCCTTATGATATCTATTTCGActaatatctttaaaactcaataAATTTGTTGGAGACAATAATGAAACAGTTTAATTaagtttattttgaaaaaataacttaaataataaatgattatattaaaagtaatttataaataagttattttgtatttaaatttttagttttaaaagtacttattttatagaaatatgataaaaagtagaagtattatgaaagaaattattttttttaatttctgtatAAACTCTTAAATAGCTTCTTAAAaaactataatttaattttaaaaattataccaaatattaatactactacttttcataagtcaaaaataAATATGTTACTTTTAAAACTTTTCAAACAGACTTTTAATAGGACTCAGCAATGGAAATAGGAACTCACCTCCGCAAATAAATAAAGATGGGGCGAGGAATGAAGTATTTGTTTACGGGCACTCGCACTCttgtggaaaaaaaaaaaaagaaaataacaagtaGGTCccaattttttgttttgtggaCATTTTTGTCTTCGAAAattgaaaaatacatttaaattctTAACCTCTTAAAAAATCGGACATTTAGGTCCTTCCATTAAATAGGGTCTGTTAAACTCAACGAAAAAATCTGAGCTGCCTCTTGTTGAACTGACCTGGCTGTTACGGTGTCCTATGTGGAGATAGAGTTTTTAAAATAGGGACAAATTAATCTCTCTCTCCTTCAAAACGACCCCGTTTGGTGAGTACCCCCTCCCTTAAAGATCATCTGCGTCTACTCCTCCCTGCTGTTATTGCTCGTGTGCTGCCCTACTCGCCGCTGCTACTCTACTGCTCATGTGTTGCCCTGCTCGTCGGTGGAGAGATTTTTCTCATATTCGTTAgggtttttgttcttgttctttttcttctttttgttgaaACTTGCTTTTCCTCCAATGGGGGATTTGGCACCAACACCGCCACAGACGGTGGTCAAATTCAGTCCAATGACATTATATAAGAACAATTTTCACCCTTACTTTCTATTTTTGATGCCATTGACACAACAACAAAGTTAAAGGAACAATGGCCATTCTTGGCAAATACTTCCTCGTCACTGGTCTCCCTGTGAGTCATCATCATCTAATTCCTAATTTGATTTATCATTCAATTGCAGGGTATTAAAAAAAGCACTGTCATAATCAGAATCTTCAAGTCCCTCAAAACTTCTCATCTAAACCTCAAGTTTCAGGGCTTCTATACTCGTAAACTACCCAAATTCTTCTTCGTTTCTATGAATTCATGCCATGGTTATCAAAATCATGTaattgtttcttcttttttgaagTTAGAAGCTCAAGTGAAAATGTTGGTTTTGAAGTTGTCACTCTTAATGGTCGCATATGCCCACTTGTCTTCACCACCATCAACGTACCATACCACCCACCTTTCTTCTTCTTGGGATAGTGCTTGAGGGTATTCATTTTTCATTCTTCGAGTTTAGAAGATTGAAAATTTATAACAACAAAGAACAGGAGCATAGGTGGAGGGATGGTTATGGAAGTTGCAGCGGTGTATGGTCGCAGTGGAAAGGGAAGGTTACTATTCAAAGTGACCTCGTTTTGAAGGAGGGAGGACTAATTTGTCCCGTTTTGAAAACTCTCCCTCCACATAGGACACCGTAACGGCCAAATCAGTTCAATGAGAGTcagataagatttttttattgaatttaacaAATTCTATTTAATGGAAGGATCTGGATGtccaattttttaaaaagtcgaaaacttaaatatattttttaatttttgaagacGAAAATATctgcaaaacaaaaaattaagaactttatttttttttcaaaaaaataaataaatagaatttcGTGATAGAAATAGAATAAAAGGCGTTTTactaaataaaaagttaaaaacggACTCATTAGTCATTACCATCCCAAACTTAGATTCAAGCACGTTAGGCTAAAAGAAGGGTTTAACCAAATTTCTCTTCTAACGTCTAATAAAGTAATAATCAAGTTTCTCTGACTTACATGTTATAATGGGACTCCATATTTTAACGATTGGAGGAGCTTTTATGAAAAGTTAATTAAATCCCAGTTGGAGGTGTTGGAAAATGACAATACTTTGTCTAACATGTCTAATATCCAAGACACAAATAATTTTTACACCTTACACTATTACCATTAATAATGCATAGCAACTAAATCTTTATAAGAAAATTAAATGTCTAAAGTGCCTCTCATATTTCTCCAACCAGAATTCATGTTCTTGCaacaaagattttaaaaattaaaataatgtggAGGCCAGGGACGATAAAAAAAACGGAATATCCATCTTTGTCCTGATAATTTATTTAaagaattttgatgtcttcaacccaaaaaaaaaaaaaaatactctttttgatatttgatatttaattttgtAGGATTGATTAGTCTATTATCAATAATCTCTTTTCAGGATATACTTATATGATATGTTGATCATTAATAGGTTGAAAATCTTATCACAAAATGATAATATGTGCGTATTGTGAGTACTCTTAGCAGGTGTGGTGTGCATAGATCTCGAAATTTGGACAGGTGTGGACTACTCCTGGTACTTTAAAAAAACACTTTGAGAATTGGAGATCAATGCCAATTAAAAAACAAAGGCGCAAATTTTGGCTAATTGAGTTCTTCTCAGCTATATGGAACATTTGGTTACGACGGAATGATGTTATATTTCAGAGCAAGACAACAGGAGTAGTAGAATGTGTGGCTCAAACTTTTTCATGTGCTGCAGAGTGGTGTGGTAAATAATTcctgttgttgatggctatgtcgGAGATGACATCAGAATTATTTTTCTTGTTGCTGTCTTGTCTTTCTTTGCTCCACTTTAGTGTCGAGttcttttgttaaaaaaaaatatcctctatttaattttgataagtaaaaataatttaaaaattattaatattttttagttttatactATAAATTTAGCTAATGTAtttaaaaaacaattaaaaaatataaaaaaactaaACGACCCTGATAATTATTCTTAAAAGACAACTCGACTCTCAAaagttatttcaaaaaataaaaatatcagtTATTATGGATTGATGAGAAGAATATAATAAAAGAAAGTCTTTGTACCACTACTAACGGAGGAATGTCTTGGAAGAATAACCACATGATCAAGATTTACAGAAATTTGCAGTAGTATCAAAATTTATTAGTGAAAGAATCTAGGACATGCTATTCAGGATTCAATATTGATGCATGTGCAGTGTGTTCTCGATGCCATAGCTCTTCGTTTGTCACGTAGCGTTTGTATAACATTTCCAACGCTGCATGGATTTTCTCCTTGTAAGTTGCAACTTGCAACTCTCATATGACTATATGAGTATGACATGACCGCACTGCTAGTATTCACCACCTAAGATGAAGAGTTAGTTCCAATCTAAATTACTCTTAAAAGTTAAAATTCTATTTGTTTATAAATACTAAATAGacttatatttataattaataataatataagtaAATCAAATTATTACAATCAAATTAGATTTACTTTTATATATTGAACAAATTCATAGATGAAAAGGATTATAGCTAGTGGTTGCACACTTGCATGTTCATGAAACTTTGATAATATTTGAAAAATGTAAGTAAACTTAATATTAtatgttttttattatttgacaatatattttaatttaatgatattttaaatttgaaGTGTCACTAAATAAAAAACAAGTGACTTTAATTTTTAGTGTTAGATTTTACATTTTAGAACTCATTGAACATGTTtagtaaaaaataattcaataatgaATGAATATAATTAGTAACTTGAACAGTTGCTCTTTGCTGAGAAAAAGATTAGCGTATGTAGTAGAAACTAAGagctaaatattttaaaaaaatgttgGTGTCTAAACAtggaaagaaacaaagcaaataCTATTCTATATTCAAGTAGATGGTTTATTGGAGATCAACACAAAGTtcagaccaaataacatgattagagttactcttggcaccatatCTAGTTATCTAATTCTCGGGATACCCACTCAACGTGAACAAATCAAGGACGAGATAAAAGTTCCAGAATCTTGTGAACAAAATCTGTTACTTCAGATGAATACCCACTTGTAAGTTCATGCATGATGGGCATAATGTCAAGACAATTCAtttcacatataatatccctcaaacTGCAATTCTAAGCTAAAATCAGCCTCCTCCAAGTagcaaataattcacatctgatGATAGATCAGGTGCTTCTAGAGTAGCTCGAAATTCAATCTCTTttagaatctctaataatacatTCAAATTCTGCTAAATTTGAATCCAAATACAAGCTTGTatcataattaattttaaaagtgaTGATTGCTATTGTGTTTAAAAAATGatgattaatttaataaaaaaattaaaaataaatatttaaatttgtaCCATATGAGACCCACAAATAAGTGGGTGACACTGACAACCGAAAGGTGCAAAGTGTGCAACTGCTAACTAACAACAATACaactcaacacaagcaaatcaggAATGTACAGTACACTTGAaagaaatcaaacaaagaagggTGGTGACTGCCTGACTGGTGAGTGGTGAGAGGAATTGGAATCGCGCGTGTAACCACG from Arachis ipaensis cultivar K30076 chromosome B09, Araip1.1, whole genome shotgun sequence includes these protein-coding regions:
- the LOC107614884 gene encoding uncharacterized protein LOC107614884; translated protein: MMNNYSRMLLLIWFSLISCFKTTTSKDSLRMSEYIRDGETLVSAGGSFEVGFFSPGASTRRYLGLWYRDASRNNTILWVANRERPLHNKSGVLIFKETGDLQLLSDTNNTIWSSNISSKALSNSVAQLLDSGNLVVKNVPDTKEGSFLWQSFDYPCDTYIPGMKFGRDLATGLDRSLSCWKSTEDPAVGEYSLRVDPRGYPQVMQMKGSVIISRIGSWNGIYFTGTPVEGMSILKRNFVLNSKEVYFEFEILDRSIFSILKTNPSGDAQVMTWTSQTTSRVEVSLTGGQYACGSYALCGSNSVCSMAADVATCDCVKGYTPKFPEKWYISDWSSGCSRKDALDCDDVVGFLKYSDMKLPDTSSSWYSETMNLEECQKLCLKNCSCTAYANLDIRNGGSGCLLWFGNLTDMMQFSKGGQDLYIKVPASELGNSHGNTNKKKIGIAVGVSIFGLATSIAITTIIRNPARILNRHKQRQEDINLPKFDFSLLAKATENFSSNNKLGEGGFGPVYKGKMIDGQEIAVKRLSKKSGQGSEEFKNEVMLIAKLQHRNLVKLLGYCIQGEEKILIYEYMPNKSLDYFVFGEVRRKLLDWPKRFNIISGIARGLLYLHRDSRLRVIHRDLKTSNILLDVDLNPKISDFGLARTFSCDQVEANTDRVAGTYGYMSPEYAVHGQFSLKSDVFSYGVIVLELAWQLWTDERPLELLDEELKEGCIPTEVIRCIQVGLLCVQQRPENRPDMSSVILMLNGEKPLPMPKSSSYFLIGKSPMMGLDNLRTLVIWFFLMSCMRTTTSSDSLGMAQYIRDGESLVSAGGSSELGFFSPGTSTSRYLGVWYRDTSGNPTVVWVANRERPLHNKSGVLQFNKMGILQLLDETNNTVWSSNISSKSWSNSIAQILDSGNLVVTNGKNIYNSSFLWQSFDYPCDTLMPGMKIGWNFVTGQEKYVSSWKSEEDPAVGEYTIKIDPRGYPQIMVMKGSLISFRGGSWNGLYFTGSPSQNTQTFRSNFVLNGKEVYYEFEMLDTSIFTVLKEYPSGNGQYLVWTSQTRNKVQVTQVANQGGCERYAYCGSNAICIVDSNVAICKCLKGYIPNPKFPKPQNMSYWSNGCERKVALGCNNTNGFLRYTGIKLPDTSSSWYSETMNLQECQKFCLKNCSCSAYSSLDIRNGGSGCLIWFHNLTDIIQFSQGGQDLYLKVPSSELAANGHGNIKQKKVGIAVGVIIFGLITCVSIMIIHPGTRKIIYREKQMQEDIDLPAFNFSVLAKATEKFSSSNKLGEGGFGEVYKGTLTDGQELAIKRLSKKSGQGLEEFKTEVALIAKLQHRNLVKLLGFCIQGVEKILVYEYMPNKSLDYFISDEIRRKLLDWPKRFNIISGIARGLLYLHQDSRLRIIHRDLKTSNILLDANLNPKISDFGLARTFLGDQVEANTNRIAGTYGYMPPEYAVHGQFSMKSDVFSYGVIVLELLSGKKNREFSDPENYLNLLGHAWRLWTDDRPLELLDELLKGCTHSEVIRCIQVGLLCVQQRPEDRPDMLSVVLMLNGEKLLPKPKVPGFYIERGVTIEADTVLGNSTPFSANEISMTLLNAR